A genomic window from Trueperaceae bacterium includes:
- a CDS encoding aspartate carbamoyltransferase catalytic subunit, with amino-acid sequence MSAPLAHLRDEGDLDEARIHALFDTADVMAQVLERPVKRVPALQGFTIATAFFEDSTRTRLSFERAARAQSADVLTFAKGGTSLSKGESLYDTIATLAALKVDAFVVRHPAAGVPHQVARWTDAKVINAGDGRRAHPTQALLDAYAYRAAGGAAFDRTKLVILGDVAHSRVARSDAVLWARLGAEVVLCGPPTLLPPALAALPGVRLEPNVERALDGAHAVMPLRLQRERMDAARIPSLAAYARRYRLDAARLAQADPNAFVLHPGPMNRDVEIEGAVADGPRSLVTAQVAAGLPVRMAVLYHLLVGKEAA; translated from the coding sequence GTGAGCGCGCCCCTGGCGCACCTGCGCGACGAGGGCGACCTCGACGAGGCCCGCATCCACGCGCTGTTCGACACCGCCGACGTCATGGCGCAGGTCCTGGAGCGGCCCGTCAAGCGCGTCCCCGCCCTGCAGGGCTTCACGATCGCCACGGCGTTCTTCGAGGATTCGACGCGCACCCGCCTCAGCTTCGAGCGCGCGGCGCGCGCGCAGTCGGCGGACGTCCTGACCTTCGCGAAGGGCGGGACGTCGCTGTCGAAGGGTGAATCGCTGTACGACACCATCGCCACCCTCGCGGCGCTGAAGGTCGACGCCTTCGTCGTGCGCCACCCCGCCGCCGGCGTGCCGCACCAGGTGGCGCGCTGGACCGACGCGAAGGTGATCAACGCCGGCGACGGACGCCGCGCCCACCCCACGCAGGCGCTGCTGGACGCCTACGCCTACCGCGCGGCCGGCGGCGCGGCGTTCGACCGCACGAAGCTGGTGATCCTGGGCGACGTCGCGCACTCCCGCGTCGCGCGCAGCGACGCGGTGCTCTGGGCGCGGCTCGGGGCGGAGGTCGTCCTGTGCGGCCCCCCGACCCTCCTCCCCCCCGCCCTGGCGGCCCTCCCGGGGGTCCGCCTCGAGCCGAACGTCGAGCGGGCGCTGGACGGCGCCCACGCCGTCATGCCGTTGCGCCTGCAACGCGAACGCATGGACGCGGCGCGCATCCCCTCGCTCGCGGCGTACGCGCGCCGCTACCGGCTGGATGCGGCCCGCCTCGCGCAGGCCGACCCGAACGCGTTCGTCCTGCATCCGGGCCCGATGAACCGCGACGTCGAGATCGAGGGCGCGGTCGCCGACGGGCCCCGCTCCCTCGTCACCGCCCAGGTCGCGGCCGGCCTCCCGGTCCGCATGGCGGTCCTCTACCACCTGCTCGTCGGAAAGGAGGCCGCATGA
- the pyrR gene encoding bifunctional pyr operon transcriptional regulator/uracil phosphoribosyltransferase PyrR: MSGKATLLDARELDRALTRIAHEIVERAKGADDLALVGIHTRGVPIAERLADRIASFEPARPAVGHLDITLYRDDLTEIALQPVVKRTDVPFDVAGLRLVVCDDVLYTGRTARAALDALVDLGRPAVIQYAVLVDRGHRELPIRADYVGKNVPTRRDEVVKVRLTETDGVDEVVLDERPDGDARGEGAA; the protein is encoded by the coding sequence GTGAGCGGGAAAGCCACCCTGCTCGACGCCCGCGAACTCGACCGGGCGTTGACCCGCATCGCGCACGAGATCGTCGAGCGCGCCAAGGGCGCCGACGACCTGGCGCTCGTCGGGATCCACACGCGCGGCGTCCCGATCGCCGAACGCCTCGCGGACCGCATCGCCAGCTTCGAGCCGGCCCGACCCGCCGTCGGGCACCTCGACATCACCCTCTACCGCGACGACCTCACCGAAATCGCGTTGCAGCCGGTCGTCAAGCGAACCGACGTCCCCTTCGACGTCGCCGGCCTGCGGCTGGTGGTGTGCGACGACGTGCTCTACACCGGCCGCACCGCCCGCGCGGCGCTGGACGCCCTGGTCGACCTCGGCCGCCCCGCGGTGATCCAGTACGCCGTCCTCGTCGACCGCGGCCACCGGGAACTGCCGATCCGCGCGGACTACGTCGGCAAGAACGTCCCCACGCGCCGCGACGAGGTCGTCAAGGTCCGCCTGACCGAGACCGACGGCGTCGACGAGGTCGTCCTCGACGAACGCCCCGACGGCGACGCCCGCGGGGAGGGGGCGGCGTGA
- a CDS encoding solute carrier family 23 protein: MTDSTRRDDVRALLSRTEYRFDPRAIPIGIQMLFVAFGSLVLVPILTGLDPNVALFTAGAGTLVFQLVTRGRVPVFLASSFAFIAPIQIGVQRWGVAETLSGLVAAGLLYVALAGLIRARGVAAFERLLPPIVTGPVIMVIGLSLAPVAIDMAVNMDGAYAGSAVAVAMIALAATAATALVGRGLLRLTPILVGIAVGYVVAIPFGFVDLTPMREAAWLAVPAFVTPTFHLPAILFILPVALAPAIEHFGDVLAIRSVTGKDYLADPGVDRTMLGDGLATGVAGMLGGPPNTTYSEVSGAVALTRAFNPAVMTIAAVAAIVLAFVGKLGAFLQTIPAPVMGGILVLLFGGIVVVGMNTLVRARTDLNEARNLVIASVVLVFGVGGMLLEVGDLRLEGIGLAGLVGVLLNAVLPRGGGDAEDATQDAEGDADGADGAQATP; encoded by the coding sequence ATGACCGACTCGACCCGGCGCGACGACGTGCGCGCCCTCCTCTCCCGGACGGAGTACCGCTTCGATCCGCGGGCGATCCCCATCGGCATCCAGATGCTGTTCGTCGCCTTCGGCTCGCTGGTGCTCGTGCCGATCCTCACCGGCCTCGACCCGAACGTCGCGCTGTTCACCGCCGGCGCCGGGACGCTCGTCTTCCAGCTCGTCACCCGCGGACGCGTCCCGGTCTTCCTGGCCTCGAGCTTCGCCTTCATCGCCCCGATCCAGATCGGCGTGCAGCGCTGGGGCGTCGCGGAGACCCTCTCGGGACTCGTCGCGGCCGGGTTGTTGTACGTCGCGCTCGCCGGCCTCATCCGCGCGCGCGGCGTCGCGGCGTTCGAGCGCCTCCTGCCCCCGATCGTCACCGGCCCCGTCATCATGGTGATCGGCCTCTCCCTCGCGCCGGTCGCGATCGACATGGCGGTGAACATGGACGGCGCGTACGCCGGGTCGGCGGTCGCCGTCGCGATGATCGCGCTCGCCGCGACCGCCGCCACCGCGCTCGTCGGCCGCGGCCTGCTGCGCCTCACCCCGATCCTGGTCGGCATCGCCGTCGGGTACGTCGTCGCGATCCCGTTCGGCTTCGTCGACCTCACCCCCATGCGCGAGGCGGCGTGGCTCGCCGTCCCGGCGTTCGTGACGCCGACCTTCCACCTGCCCGCCATCCTGTTCATCCTGCCGGTCGCGCTCGCCCCGGCCATCGAGCACTTCGGGGACGTCCTCGCGATCCGCAGCGTGACCGGCAAGGACTACCTCGCCGATCCCGGCGTCGACCGCACGATGCTCGGCGACGGTCTCGCGACCGGCGTCGCCGGCATGCTCGGCGGCCCCCCGAACACGACGTACAGCGAGGTGTCCGGCGCGGTCGCGCTCACCCGCGCGTTCAACCCGGCGGTCATGACGATCGCCGCGGTCGCGGCGATCGTGCTGGCGTTCGTCGGGAAGCTCGGCGCGTTCCTGCAGACGATCCCCGCCCCCGTCATGGGCGGCATCCTCGTGCTCCTGTTCGGAGGCATCGTCGTCGTCGGCATGAACACCCTCGTGCGCGCCCGCACCGACCTGAACGAGGCCCGCAACCTGGTGATCGCGTCGGTCGTGCTGGTCTTCGGGGTGGGCGGCATGCTGCTCGAGGTCGGCGACCTCCGGCTCGAGGGCATCGGGCTCGCCGGCCTCGTCGGCGTGCTCCTGAACGCCGTCCTGCCCCGCGGCGGCGGCGACGCGGAGGACGCCACGCAGGACGCGGAGGGCGACGCCGACGGGGCGGACGGGGCGCAGGCGACGCCGTGA
- a CDS encoding serine/threonine-protein kinase — MEGRDATWMPEGYARLRRLGAGQTSVVHLARHARFGEVALKLPRDDLRDDPTLRRMFETEVVLSMRFDHPHVVRGLDGRSTGPGAYLALEYCAGGTLDQHLLERGRMGIERAVRIVEDVASGLAHVHARRVVHRDVKPANVFLDDAGRAKLGDFGTAASIGEVGDARVGTAFYMAPEIFEGRPATVRSDVYALGVATYEVVTGERPFQGARYEDLLHAHTSGVLRDPRAVRDGVPDALAELVRRAMARTPDARFEDVPAFLAALRAATGRPDPEAAAPRFGRASRRRPVPGGAEDEDAVQERSDDGDAAPRPWWRRGSGGES; from the coding sequence GTGGAGGGACGCGACGCGACGTGGATGCCGGAGGGCTACGCGCGGCTCCGGAGGCTCGGGGCAGGGCAGACGTCGGTCGTGCACCTCGCCCGTCACGCCCGGTTCGGGGAGGTGGCGCTCAAACTGCCGCGCGACGACCTCCGCGACGACCCCACCCTCCGCCGCATGTTCGAGACCGAGGTCGTGCTCAGCATGCGCTTCGACCACCCGCACGTCGTGCGCGGCCTCGACGGCCGCTCGACCGGCCCGGGCGCCTACCTGGCGCTGGAGTACTGCGCCGGCGGGACGTTGGATCAGCACCTGTTGGAGCGCGGGCGCATGGGCATCGAGCGCGCGGTGCGGATCGTGGAGGACGTCGCGTCGGGCCTCGCGCACGTGCACGCCCGGCGGGTGGTGCACCGCGACGTCAAGCCCGCCAACGTCTTCCTCGACGACGCGGGCCGCGCGAAGCTCGGCGATTTCGGGACCGCCGCCTCGATCGGGGAGGTGGGGGACGCGCGGGTGGGGACGGCGTTCTACATGGCGCCGGAGATCTTCGAGGGGCGTCCGGCGACCGTCCGCAGCGACGTGTACGCGTTGGGCGTCGCGACGTACGAGGTCGTGACCGGCGAGCGTCCCTTCCAGGGGGCGCGCTACGAGGACCTCCTGCACGCCCACACGAGCGGCGTCCTGCGCGATCCGCGGGCGGTGCGCGACGGCGTGCCCGACGCCCTCGCGGAGCTCGTGCGCCGCGCGATGGCGCGGACGCCCGACGCCCGCTTCGAGGACGTCCCGGCGTTCCTCGCGGCGTTGCGGGCGGCGACCGGGCGGCCCGACCCGGAGGCTGCCGCCCCGCGTTTCGGGCGCGCCTCGCGCCGCCGCCCCGTCCCGGGGGGCGCGGAGGACGAAGATGCGGTGCAGGAGCGCTCGGACGACGGCGACGCGGCGCCGCGTCCGTGGTGGCGGCGGGGCTCCGGCGGGGAATCCTGA
- the sufC gene encoding Fe-S cluster assembly ATPase SufC, with protein sequence MSDNRLEIRNLHARIAGGVDILKGVDLTVPAGEVHALMGQNGSGKSTLAKVMAGDPAYEITDGDILIDGQSVLEMEPDERARTGLYLAFQYPVEVPGVSIANFLRLALNARREEDDEIGVMEFYTKLQAAVKELDWDESIIERNLHEGFSGGEKKRSEILQLLVLEPKYAILDETDSGLDVDALKVVAHGVNAARGDAFGALVITHYQRLLNHIVPDRVHVMAEGRVITSGDKELAMELDGKGYDWIKNEVASGAAPA encoded by the coding sequence GTGAGCGACAACCGACTCGAGATCCGCAACCTGCACGCCCGCATCGCCGGGGGCGTCGACATCCTCAAGGGCGTCGACCTGACCGTCCCCGCCGGCGAGGTCCACGCCCTGATGGGCCAGAACGGCTCGGGCAAGTCGACCCTCGCGAAGGTGATGGCCGGCGACCCCGCCTACGAGATCACCGACGGCGACATCCTCATCGACGGCCAGTCGGTCCTCGAGATGGAGCCCGACGAGCGCGCCCGCACCGGCCTGTACCTGGCGTTCCAGTACCCCGTCGAGGTACCCGGCGTGTCGATCGCGAACTTCCTCCGCCTCGCGCTGAACGCGCGCCGCGAGGAGGACGACGAGATCGGCGTCATGGAGTTCTACACGAAGCTCCAGGCCGCCGTGAAGGAACTCGATTGGGACGAGTCGATCATCGAGCGCAACCTGCACGAGGGCTTCTCGGGCGGGGAGAAGAAGCGCAGCGAAATCCTGCAGCTGCTGGTCCTGGAACCCAAGTACGCGATCCTCGACGAGACCGACTCCGGCCTCGACGTCGACGCGCTCAAGGTCGTCGCGCACGGCGTGAACGCCGCGCGGGGCGACGCCTTTGGTGCGCTCGTCATCACGCACTACCAGCGGCTGCTGAACCACATCGTGCCCGACCGCGTGCACGTCATGGCGGAGGGCCGCGTGATCACCAGCGGCGACAAGGAGCTCGCCATGGAGCTCGACGGCAAGGGCTACGACTGGATCAAGAACGAGGTCGCGTCCGGCGCGGCGCCCGCCTGA